The following coding sequences lie in one Bacteroidia bacterium genomic window:
- the yidC gene encoding membrane protein insertase YidC — protein sequence MDKNSFYGLLVIGAVLLGWMYYMSPSKTELEKQKRTQDSIAVVQQTAAVQAQLAQKNKNVVPIVSKNDTAKTIVVSDSAKSVAKKSAYGAFADDIGKINKNIVIENELMKVTLSTKGGRIASVQLKKYKTSAGTPLFLFNSDSSSFGLEFSAFSKGFSTDSLFFTSVGNRFIVSGKDSSHIAMRLYAGDSTKYIEYVYTLIGNSYMMSVKVNTVGLQNIIASNDNEFNLIWQMKTPSQEKNIINQQRASTIYYRYADDDVNYISERKDEKKSLEDAKLKWISFKQQFFTSVLIADNSFEKPNDIETKTETGSEKYVKNFNAELSIPYNHEQSESFPMHFYFGPNDFKTLKKFDLGLEHQVPLGWGILGWINRFVVIPIFDFLSSTGMNYGIVILILTLVIKLCLFPVVYKTYLSSAKMRVLKPEIDEIGKKFPKKEDALKKQQATMAMYKKVGVNPLAGCVPMLFQMPILYALFEFFPSSIQLRQQGFLWCHDLSTYDSIYQLHFTIPMYGDHISLFTLLMTLSTLLYTWSNNQLMGSQNQMPGMKWMMYLMPVLFLGFMNNYSAGLSYYYFLANMITFGQTMIMRSFVDEDALHKKLQENKKRPVKVSSFQKRLEEISKQQQAQRKK from the coding sequence ATGGACAAAAATTCGTTTTACGGTTTATTAGTAATAGGTGCAGTGCTTTTGGGATGGATGTATTATATGTCTCCATCCAAAACGGAACTGGAAAAACAGAAAAGAACGCAAGATTCGATTGCCGTTGTTCAGCAAACAGCTGCGGTGCAAGCCCAATTGGCGCAAAAAAATAAAAATGTGGTACCCATTGTTTCCAAAAACGATACTGCGAAAACAATTGTTGTAAGTGATTCTGCGAAATCCGTAGCGAAAAAATCAGCGTACGGTGCATTTGCCGATGATATCGGAAAAATAAATAAAAATATTGTCATCGAAAACGAATTGATGAAAGTTACGCTGAGCACAAAAGGCGGAAGAATTGCATCTGTTCAATTAAAAAAATACAAAACCTCTGCAGGAACACCTTTGTTTCTTTTTAATTCCGATTCTTCTTCTTTCGGATTGGAATTTAGCGCGTTTTCAAAAGGTTTTTCTACCGATTCTTTGTTTTTTACATCTGTCGGAAATCGTTTTATTGTGAGCGGAAAAGATTCTTCACACATCGCAATGCGTTTGTACGCGGGTGATTCGACCAAATACATCGAATACGTTTATACTTTGATTGGCAACAGTTATATGATGTCTGTAAAAGTAAATACGGTGGGTTTGCAAAATATTATTGCTTCTAACGACAATGAATTTAACTTGATTTGGCAAATGAAAACGCCTTCTCAAGAAAAAAATATTATCAATCAACAACGCGCTTCCACTATCTATTACCGCTACGCGGATGACGATGTAAATTATATCAGCGAACGAAAAGATGAGAAAAAATCCTTGGAAGACGCCAAATTAAAATGGATTTCTTTTAAACAACAATTTTTCACTTCGGTTTTAATTGCAGATAATTCGTTCGAAAAACCCAATGATATCGAAACAAAAACGGAAACGGGTTCCGAAAAATATGTAAAAAATTTCAATGCTGAACTTTCTATCCCTTATAACCACGAACAAAGCGAAAGTTTTCCGATGCACTTTTATTTTGGACCAAACGATTTTAAAACGCTGAAAAAATTTGATCTCGGACTCGAACATCAAGTGCCACTTGGCTGGGGAATTTTAGGTTGGATCAATCGTTTTGTTGTAATTCCAATTTTCGATTTTTTAAGTAGCACTGGAATGAATTACGGAATTGTTATTTTAATTCTCACGTTGGTTATCAAGCTCTGCTTGTTTCCAGTGGTTTATAAAACATATTTGTCATCCGCAAAAATGCGTGTATTGAAACCTGAAATTGACGAAATCGGTAAAAAATTTCCGAAAAAAGAAGACGCACTAAAAAAACAACAAGCCACCATGGCGATGTACAAAAAAGTAGGCGTAAATCCTTTAGCAGGATGTGTCCCGATGCTTTTTCAAATGCCGATTTTATACGCTTTGTTTGAATTTTTTCCATCTTCCATACAATTAAGACAACAAGGGTTTTTGTGGTGTCATGATTTATCGACTTACGATTCCATTTATCAATTGCATTTTACCATTCCCATGTATGGCGATCACATCAGCTTATTTACTTTGTTGATGACGCTTTCCACACTTTTATATACTTGGTCGAACAACCAATTGATGGGATCGCAAAATCAAATGCCTGGCATGAAATGGATGATGTATTTAATGCCTGTTCTGTTTTTGGGATTCATGAATAATTATTCTGCCGGCTTGAGTTATTATTATTTTTTGGCGAATATGATTACGTT